gaaatggcaaccccctccagtgttcttgcctggagaatcccagggacagaggagcctggtgggctgccctctatggggtcacacagagtcggacacggctgaagcgacttagcagcagcagctttaaccCAGATCCTCCTACCTACCGGTGTGTTGAACATTACTGCTTTTCTATTTATAACGAGTATACTTGTACAGCCTGTAACAAGTATGAGTCTGTCCTCTGCATTAGACATTTACCAAATCTAACATTGCTTTGCCatgatttagttcagttcagtctctcagtcatgtctgactcttggcgaccccatggactgcaacacgccagactTTCTTGTCCAttcccaactcccagagcttgctcaaactcatgccattgagttggtgattgcCATGTTTATGCTAAAGTATTTCAGTGGCAAGTATGAAGAAAGAGGTCAAGATATAGGAATTTGACTGTAATATTAAAGCATTACACATATCATTGATAAATTGCAATTGAACAATGATATTTTCCATGAGCCATTGTTGCATGTATGAGGATAAAGTGATGTGAAGACATTATAATGGTAAAGAATGAAGAATACTGAAATTTACAAGCTAGAATAAAGTTTTTGATGTATTGTTCCCTTTTTTTCACAGATTACTCTCAAGAAAGAAGAATCATTTTGCCCATATTCCTATCTgagttagaaattatttttaaaaaatttccataatTTCTCATTAGTTTTTTCAATTTGAGGAGAGGAAACCTACAATTAACTGAATCAGTCAGTTCTATTTTTGGAATTCCATTTAATGGgcttaaaattttcttctatttatataTTCCCCACCAGATACAATATAATGGGGTAGTATTTATGTTGAATTAGTCTTTAGATGGTGACATAAAACTGATTATATATATGAGGATGGATTAATTAGATCCATGTTTATTAATCTCTGAATTAATAGTAGTCCATTGACACCCTATTTTAACTATATTTCTGACTATATTTGCTGCCATTTTGctgctcatcagttcagttcagttcagtcactcagtcgtgcccgactctttgcgaccccatggactatagcctaccaggctcctctgtccatgggattttccaggaaatagtactggagtggatacaaCAAGTCAAAAGAAGTCTAAGTGAATTGATGAAGTATGCCAGGAGTACACATATTTAAGTCTTTTCTATTATGCAAGAATCATCCTAATTTTTTCACTATGAGAATTTTTCTTAACATGGCATAGTGCTTTACAAATACCACCCTGAACAACAGAGGAATTATGTaggctttatttttccattctgaaATATTGTCACATAAGGTCATTTTACAATGGCAACAAGAAAATTGAAGACCATCAGAGGCTTTTAATTGTATAATTGCAATGGATAAATATGTCTCTTTCAGTACATTATGGTATTTTAAATACATGGTCACATCCTAGCTTTCTCAACAAACTAATTTAGTGCTTTAGCCTTCAGGAAACCAGATCAGAAGCAGATAAAATAGTCAAATAGCAAGAACTTAGAGCTTATTCTTTCTAGTGAAATTAATAAGCATGTCTTTATAGTATATTATCCTAatgtttaaaactattttatggaCCTTCCAAAcaaacatgtgtatatgtgttcaaTATGTTAACCATATTCTGATATACATTTTTAAGCTACTTATCAAACCCTCATTTAATTTTGTACTAATGACATATAATTAGCAGTGAAAAAGTGTtgtcttctatttttagtttattatatatttgtttatttgatctTCCAGACAACATGTAGTGCTTTGTTTATATAATGCAATGCTCAGTCTTTAGCAAAGAACTCTGATAAACAGGGTGATATAAAGCAATCTTTTACATAGGTGGTTTTTTGTAAACcacaaagagacaaagaggggTATTTAATCAGAGCTAAGAGTAaggaaaatgggaaggaaattggTGTGCAGAGAGTCACAGAAGAATCGATAGCTGATAATGAAGCACAATTATGTACTTTACCATGATTCTGTCCACTGTCCCTTAacttcttttactcttttttttaaactgtattcagataaaattgacaaataacATGCTTATGATATAGGGCATGAAGAtttaatatatgtgtacattGTGAGATAATTACTACAAAAAGTTAGTTAACACATTCATCAATTTACATAGCTATCATTTTGAGTGTGCCTACCAAGAACACCTTTAAGAACTACTCTCTCAGCAAATTTCAGTCTTACAATACACAATTGTTAACTAGAGTTGCAGTGCACATTAGacccccagaacttattcatcaaGTAACAGAAAGTATGTAAACTTTGATCATCACCCATTGCTCCCACCTTTCAGCCGATAGCAACAGCCGATCTACTCTCTATTCCTATGTGCTTGACCAGTTGGATTCTATGTGTTTGTGAGACCGTGCAGTACTTGTTTTCCTCTGTATGGATTATTCCACTTAGCATATGCCCCTCATGGTTCTTCCATGTTGTAGCCAATATAACTTCTAACAGGCATGGACTCGTACACTTCAAAATCTGAGTAACTGTCAGATCCTCTGCCTGCTATTTTTTCATCTCCCAAATTGAATCCTTTTCCGAATATCCAAAGATACCTTTCCTTTAGACTAGTTTTagatatttttacttttgaataATAGAGCACTATGTGTTATCTCATGAAGAATTTCAGGCTTATTATGAATTACTTGACTGTTTAGTTAATACATTATTAATACCAGCTTATATTTAGTAGTATTTAAGCTACAGGATGTATTGTAGTACACAAAGAACTGAAAAGCTCAAAGATCAATGAACAAAATGCACTACATATCTTAGTGTAATTTAAATAGTGCTTGAAAATTAACATATTGAAAAAGTCAGAAAAGTTTTTCCCAGAAACTAATACCACATACAAATTCTGGAAATATAAAGAAGCATGACAGGTGGGGGAAATAGAAATATACTTCAAATAGAAATTATGTTTCTCATGTAACCTcccatttaattttaataagtcAACAATCAGCATATATGcatggatgtgtatgtgtgtacgtacataaaatatacaattttaaaaccatttatccttcaatttttTCAGAGTTTGTTTCACATCCTTGTTCCTTAGGCTATAAATCAGAGGGTTTAACATGGGAATCACAAGGGTGTAAAACAAAGAGGTCATTTTGTCTTCATCTAGCGAGTAGGAAGAACTTGACCTGAAATACATGAAAAGCATTGTTCCCTGGAAAATTGCCACAGAAGTTAGGTGAGAGATGCAGGTAGAGAAAGCTTTGAACCCCGCTTTGGCAGAGTGGATCTTCAAGACTGATAGGATAATATAACAGTAAGAGACAAGAACTCCTGAAATTGTACTCAGTTCAATGAAGCCAAAAGCAGTAAATATCAGTAACTCATTGACCTGTGTATCTGAGCAAGATAGCAATAGAAGAGGAGCAACATCACAAAAAAAGTGATTAATCTCATTTGACCCACAGAAACATAAGCGGAATGCTAATGTCATGTGTATCAACGTCTCTGCTATACTCACCAGGTAAACCCCAGCCATGAGCAGGGAGCACACCCCACTGGAcatgctgactgcatagagcaaGGGGCTGCTGATGGCCTTGTACCGGTCATAAGCCATCACTGCCAGCAGGAGACACTCGCAATCTATAAAGGTATAGAGCACCAATAATTGCAGGGCACAGCCATAGAAGGGAATTGATTTGTTCTTAGCCAATAGATCCACCAGCATCTTGGGGCCAACTGCTGTGGAAATGCTGAGGTCACAGAAGGAGAGGTGgctgaggaaaaagtacatgggtgtgtgcaGCTGCGGATCCATCCTAATCAGGGTGATCATTCCGAGATTTGCCAGAAGAGTAATGAGATAAACAAGGAGGAACATGGTAAATAGAATAACTTTGGTCTTGGTGTTATCAGTAAttcccaagaaaatgaattcagttAAGGAGGAGCAATTCCCTGTGTCCATTCTTCTTTGTTCTTGTGTAAACTTTTGGAGAAAATGATCAAGAAAATGATACTTGCATGTGCGACACTTTTCAGCATCTACAAAATGtcaaaatacagaatatttttcttGTAAGTATCTTTTTATACTTAGAAAATTATTCAGTCATGCACCCACTCTTTAAAGAGGCATGGCTCTCTATTCTGCAATAATAAAAAAGTCTCTGAGAAAGACCTTTGAGAAATTGGATGTAAATCTAGATGTCAttcatgaggttttttttttgtttttttgtttttttttactttctataaGCTCTTCTCTGAGTGTTAGTTTCTTCATCCCAGGGAGCAGATTTAGAGAAATTTGACTCTTTACCTCTTGAGAAAAACCTAGAAGAGACACCAGTGTTAGAGAGACCAGGCCATAAGATATCGGACTGAGCATTTATGAGGGCTGAAAATAGTCACCTAGATACAAAGAACGATAACAATTTTTATGCTTCTCAAAAAAGCATGATTGGTTTcagagaattttatttaattccagAAACAGCGAGTACATCAATGactagtaataaaaaataattatattcctGGATTTAGTTTATGCTATGATCAGTATTTTCTTGGACATGAATTAAGTATTATTGACCtgattttctagaaatttattcttGCTTCCCCACAATGCTCATTACCTCTTTGTGGAGTGGCAGTTGTCAAAAGGTGAACCTCTTTTAACGAGTGGAAAAAAGAGCTAAAAGGAAGTGAAAACAAGAATTTATTGTATGATTCGCatcattttagattttaaatggCCCGTTAGTTACTAAAGTGGAAATAAGATGAGGGATAATAATGTTTCTAAAATGCATAGACTTTCCTCTttgttatatgtgtgtatgtgtatacaggtTAATGTTTATAAGAATAGAATGGGAGCAatgaactttttttcccctcagaccTAAGTAAACATGGCACGTGGTCCACATGGAGATGAATttgtacatgtttttatttttactgtggtaCCTACtctattttaataaagaaaacatactttaaattcatgtatacatttttccaatgattaaaaagtaaatatttcctgtgaagaaaaagcaaaataaaataaacagttgCATTCTGGATATTAACAAGTTCAGATTCTTGTGATTCTGAGATCAAAATATTTCTAGCCATTGATTTCAGATTTTCATGAGTAGGCAGGCACAAAAATGTTATgtattttcttctatattcttTAAGTTAGGAACTGGAAACCTACCTGAGATGAGCAGGTCTTGGCTAGCTGAACAATAAGCAGATGGCCTCTTATTTTACCAGGTACATTGGGGCTTAAATCCCTGTGCTACTGCCCCTCTGTTTTGATCTTATGCAAACATTTCATTAATTATACTTCTGCTTCTGTATTTTCCCCTGAGAATTCAGAACAGGCTGCATTTTCATACTTCACTACTGTCATCAAATTGATCTATGgtaaaaagaaaactgcaaaattTTTTTGTATGATGTGCTTCACAGTTATGAAATGGTTTTGTCCTTCTTTAGTTAAAGAGTAAACCTACTGAAACTCAAAAAGATCCTCCctccattattttcattttgttagatttgttcatagtgtttGAGTCTCCTTCACATCTCATTTAAAGATATTACCACACTTGGTTCATGTTTCAGTATTTACTGAAATGTAATATGTACATTATAAAATTCACCCTTCTAATGTATACAGTTCTttgtttttactatatttttaagGTTCTTAGGTTATCACCAGTATTTACTT
Above is a genomic segment from Bos javanicus breed banteng chromosome 15, ARS-OSU_banteng_1.0, whole genome shotgun sequence containing:
- the LOC133261442 gene encoding olfactory receptor 5W2-like, which gives rise to MDTGNCSSLTEFIFLGITDNTKTKVILFTMFLLVYLITLLANLGMITLIRMDPQLHTPMYFFLSHLSFCDLSISTAVGPKMLVDLLAKNKSIPFYGCALQLLVLYTFIDCECLLLAVMAYDRYKAISSPLLYAVSMSSGVCSLLMAGVYLVSIAETLIHMTLAFRLCFCGSNEINHFFCDVAPLLLLSCSDTQVNELLIFTAFGFIELSTISGVLVSYCYIILSVLKIHSAKAGFKAFSTCISHLTSVAIFQGTMLFMYFRSSSSYSLDEDKMTSLFYTLVIPMLNPLIYSLRNKDVKQTLKKLKDKWF